One Cotesia glomerata isolate CgM1 linkage group LG8, MPM_Cglom_v2.3, whole genome shotgun sequence genomic window carries:
- the LOC123270776 gene encoding uncharacterized protein LOC123270776, translating to MTPELAAALDRANVTSRMATYIIAALLSCLNIDCASVNFSHVTIHRAREKFRKEAALNLKTNLETDNYVLHFDGKLLSDITGTEQVDRLPIILSSSGKFQLLGVPKLESGTGQNQASAIIKTVKQWDINTDNIKALCSDTTASNTGIRNGACVLVEKALSRKLLYLPCRHHIFEIVLRSAFEVYWPASSGPNVPIYQRFKKKWDEIDQSNFTAGVCDKKVLEVITPIKDEILKFVNNQIEMDHCRDDYRELLELSLIFLGTTTTNITFKHPGAVHHARWMAKAIYSLKIFYSEMNFILLNRK from the exons atgaCACCAGAACTTGCTGCGGCTTTGGATAGAGCTAACGTGACTAGTAGGATGGCGACTTACATTATTGCTGCTTTATTATCTTGCTTGAACATTGATTGTGCAAGCGTAAACTTTAGTCATGTGACTATTCACCGAGCAAGGGAAAAATTCCGGAAAGAAGCGGCGTTAAATCTGAAGACTAATCTGGAAACTGACAATTATGTACTACATTTTGATGGAAAACTGTTATCAGATATTACAGGTACAGAACAAGTTGACCGGCTTccgattattttatcatcatcaggTAAATTTCAACTGTTAGGAGTTCCTAAACTAGAATCTGGGACTGGACAAAACCAAGCTTCAGCTATTATTAAAACAGTAAAACAATGGGATATTAATACTGACAACATCAAAGCATTGTGTTCTGATACTACGGCGTCAAATAcgg gaATCAGAAATGGTGCGTGTGTATTAGTAGAAAAGGCTCTTAGTAGAAAACTGTTGTACTTGCCATGCCGAcaccatatttttgaaattgttctTCGAAGTGCATTTGAAGTATACTGGCCTGCTTCGTCTGGCCCAAACGTTCCAATTTATCAGAGATTTAAAAAGAAGTGGGATGAAATTGACCAATCAAACTTTACGGCTGGTGTTTGTGACAAAAAAGTTTTGGAAGtaataacaccaatcaaagatgagattttgaaattcgttaataatcaaatagaa ATGGATCATTGTCGAGACGATTACCGTGAACTTCtggaattatcattaatatttttgggtactactaccacaaatattacatttaagcATCCTGGAGCGGTCCATCATGCAAGGTGGATGGCtaaagcaatatatagtttaaaaattttttattcagaaatgaaTTTCATCTTACTAAATCGGAAATAG